DNA from Rosa rugosa chromosome 6, drRosRugo1.1, whole genome shotgun sequence:
AACCTCTGTTTTTTCTCATGCTTAACAAATACTTATCAATTGGATAAGAAGTAACTTATGAATCAGAGATGAATTTATACAACTTCTGATGACTAGAAAAGTTACAATTTTTGCATATAGGAACGAAGCTTAGTGTAAGTTCTTCATGGTTCACATACCACAAAAGCACCAAGCGCACCAGAACTCTCAACCTCAAACTCAAGAATGTTAATTAGCCATAACAAAAACATAGTTACATAGTATATATAGACCCCGTAGTATTAATTAGGAACTTCAGAATTTGAAGCGGTTTGAGTCTCTttttagagaaaagaaaatgggactAGCATCCCAAACAGAATCATCAATatccaagcccaaacccgaaTCGAAGAGCGATGATGCTCTTTAAACGGGAAAAGAGTGAAAGCACCGATATGCACTTACACAAACATAAATGGACGGTTTGAttacattaaatacactttttgatTATTGAAAAATAATGttgattataaatatcaagaattAAGATCGTTTTATAAGTGCAGTGTCTGTGCAGAAGAATTTCTACTCTTTAAACCTCGAATGCATGTTTGAGTACAAAAAATTAGTGGAGGTTCCTGTTATTATTTGGGATTCAGGCTTTAGGTCTCCTCATTATATTCAACAATTTCATCAATGAAAACTTTGTGACAGCTGCACCTATCCTTGTttccaataaataaataaaaaaatttaaaaaaaaaatctcgaatGAATGCAGACCTAAAATTCATTCCAACCCGTCCCTCTCGATTCACTTCACAGCCCTTGTAGGTCTTCCCCGCTCCATCTCCATCCCCATCTGGGtaagttttgatttttcatttgtcTCAGATATCATTGATGTAGAACGAATGACAGTCCGAAGGGAAGAACAGTTCGATCGTGCAAAAGGAGGAAAACCCAAGTTACTATTGCAACTTTTGCATTCGGTGTCCGATTCGCGATTGCTATAACTTTTCGGAAAGGGAATGACGCCAGGAACAAAACTCGTCGCTTTGCTACGATGTGTGGGCTTTTTcaggctttcggggtcgtttagggcctcaaaactgcaaatttactgtttttcagaattttcaatttcctagtttgttttggatttgttttatttttacccgtaggctttagggtttcattgttagtcgccctagggtttcttttctcatatataaacAAACCTTAAACGGCtatatcttttatcatattatcaatcaaattgagaattttctcttttatctctggtggactccagaacctttgttttaggtttattgcttgtaaacctaggtgaTCTTTCCGACTGCGTCAACCATCAACAAGTTTCTCTGGGAGTAATTGTTGTTTCAATTTTGGTTTCTGTTGTAGACTTTTAGTTAGGTTGAGATTGAAGGTGTTGCCAatgttgaagaaaaagaagcatcTTGATCTCCAACGACTCCCTGAACATGTTGTATTCAGCATTCTCTGCCGGCTGCCAGTGAAGTCCTTGATCCGCTTCACTTGTGTCTCAAAACGGTGGCGTTCTGTTATAATTTCCGACCACCAATTTGGCAACTCCCATTTTCAACTAGCAGCATCTCAGCTCCGTCATAATGTCCTCATCTCCAGGTCCCCTGACTACATTTCAGAAGGTACACAATTTCAATCCTTAGAAGATAACTTTTCGATCAAAAATCTCACCTGCCCATTCCAGCGGTATAGCACAATTCAAGTAATGGGCTCTTGCAATGGTTTGGTAGTTTTAGCTAATTTCTATCCCAATGTTTTGAGCTATTGGCCTTGTTGTCTTCGCGATCGTTATAACATTTTAGTAATGCGGAACCCATCAACTGGATTCTTCCGCAAGATACCTTATCCAAATTTTCAAATTGGGAGCAAAAAATGGACACTTGAAAATAAAGAGATCCGTGTGTATTATGGTTTTGGTCAAGTGTCGGCCTCCAACGACTACAAACTTGTGGTGATACTAAATTATGGTGGTTTCATGGAAGTACGTGTGTTCTCAGTCAGAGCCAACTGTTGGAAAGTTGTTAAAGCTCCTTACTTGTCACCATACCGCCCCTGGTCTGAAGAATTGGGGACTTACTCAAATGGAGCAATTCATTGGGTCAGTCTCCATGAACCTGGTTTTTTGGAGCCACCTGTCTATGCTTTTGATCTCGCAAATGAGGAGTTTCGGGAAATGCCATTGCCTGTTCTTAGCCATAATGAATATGGCATGCAAATGACGCAAACAAGAACTCCAGTTCTTTTAGGAGGATGTCTTTGTGTGATGTTTCAGGATGCTGACTAGAACAGTGAATTTTGGGCGATGAAAGATTATGGGCTGCCTGAATCTTGGGTTAAACTCTTTGGGTTTAAGCTACGTGATTTACCGGATGTGTTTAATTCAttctttagcatctttttctggAATCCTATTTACATTGCAGAAGACGGTACAGTTGTGATCAAAGTGCCTTCCAAGATGGAGGTGATCAGGTTTAAATGCCGTAAAGAAGAGAAGCCGGTCTGCACCGACCGGTACCGTCTTGAGGAGCTGCTGCCATGTAAGGATGACTATGATCCCTGTAACCACACAAAAAAGTATCTATTTAGTGCCATTTTGTATGATGAAACTCTAGTTTCGATACCTGAATGATTGTGGTGATTCATGTGGCTTGAGACTCAGAAGCCTGAAAAACTAAGAAGCAAGAGCTGAAATGAAGAGGGATTGCTGCGTCACCTGCGTGCATTCTATTGCTGGTTTCTTTTTGGGTTTTAACTATTGTAATTTGGATTGCATTCTATTGCTGGTTTCTATTTTAGGTATTGTAATTTGGATTCTCCACCTTTGATTAAACAAATCCTTGTACTTTGTTTCACAATGAGCTCTGTTTTTGTCTGTTGCTGCATGAAGGAACTTGTTTTATCATTGTTTACCGGCTATGTAAACCCATATTGACTGGCAATAGACGATTAACAAATATCAGAATAAATTGAACCGTTTCAAAACAGAATCACAACAAACTTAGCACAACAAAATAGATCAAACTTATCACAACAAACTTATAAGCATGAAAAATAGCAAATCGAACCAAATCAAAGATGAAATTCACGAAACACATACCAAAATTAACGCAATAAGTCGGAAATAACAAAACGTACAGGAAAACAAAACTCAGATTCAAAAAATCAGCCTCAGACTCAATCGAGATGAATAGCAAACAaggataaaataaaaaaatttaaaaaaaaatcgaagAAACGGAATTGAAATCGTTTCAAACCGAGCTGCAGCATGGTTGAAATCCAAAGTGACattgcttctttctctctccattgcgagcttctctctctatcgCACCAGAAccagagcttctctctctaagcaGAAGCTTCTCTCTATTCGTTACCTCGGGATTTGAAACTGCGTGTGTATTGGCTGGGAGACTAGGTCGTTAACAAAAGGGTAAAAAggtaaataaaaatatattaaaatagaAATCACAACAAATAGATCCTTAGAGTGTTTAGGGTAgaggggaattaaaaaaaattgctggggtaagtgggaacatTGACTATAAAATtagggtaaatagacaaaatcTCTTTTTCAAGCTTGTTTCATCCGGTTCGGGATTTTTCGAGCCGGTTTGGCTGATTTTGAAGGTCCGGTTCGATTTCTGCCTACCCCTAGGATTGAGTGACCACATAGGCCGAGGTGATCCACCATTATAATTGTGATCAAGCACCACCTATCATCCAGGCTAGACCACCCACTTCAGAATTAACAAGATGAACCACTTCAATTAGGTTAATAAAGTTTTACTAAAATCTGAAAATATGTTACctttaaaagtttaaaactaCCGGCATCCATAGCCTTTAGTACATATAATACAATACCATTAATCGGACATTTTTAcctaattttcttttccttattcGAGTTATATGCTTTATTTGTAACACAAGTACGAGACATTGAATATCTTATACATGGCATTAAACACTGACACCAATttaacacacacaaaaaaaaaatcttgaagagacaaagcaaaagaagataattaatattaaaaaaaaaaaatagaggaatGGTTTACACAATTACTACTCTACAGTTCTTAAATGTTGTGTGACTTCCATATATGGACACTggctcagaatcaaaatcaaagaaagCTTCTTGTATAAAGACTGTTACTTCAAGgtaaaaaaaaacaccaaatgTTGACGGCACAACGTTAATGATAAGCAAAATTGATTCTCCATGATCCCTAAAATCACCCAATTGCTTTTATTGGATAGTAAAAGCTTCCATTGTCCACAGGTATTAACTTTAAAGAACTGAAGCAAGTGCAGAGATTATTGGAGACTAATTTCAATTGCTTTTAGACGTTAACCATACAATTTATAAGTTGCACGTgaaaacatcaattcatgaacACAAGCACCCGTACATATAAAATGCAAAAATGAGCAAATGAATGGCGGGAAAATGATCAAGAACTTAAATGCAATGGCACTTCAACAAGGACTCTCGTGCAACACAATTTCAGCGATAACCCACCATTAGAGTGATCTAGCTAGTCCCTCTGAAACATTTTATTTAACACGCAATAGGAAATGCTGGATCCCCATTCAAACATAAGGGGATGCATCAGTTATAGGATTGAGTAATGGGCAATCATTTTCTGTGCCAGATAATGGAATTAACTTTAATCACATCATTTCTGATATAGAACTTACGTGAGGAAGAAGTATGATCTAAAGTTTGCTATATTGATGTACAATAGTAAAATACCTAAGAAGTTCCAGTCCAGCCAAGAAAGTGACAAGCCTGATAACTATTTCAAAGAAACTCTACATGTCATCAAGGCCATTTTATGGACAGCCAAAATTTGACTCTTAACAATGAAGTATAAACATCCACAAGACAACCCTCTTGACCATCTGTAGGCAGTAGGTGTATGAGTTTCAGTAAAAATAGACTGAGTTTTTCAAAGGCTTAAGGTATATGAAACAGCTATATGAACATATCATACAATCAGTGAATAGAAATCAACGACATAAATGCATTATCCCAACACACTCCTCAGCTTGGTAGACTGATAGCACCTTGTTCTACCAgaccttgttttttttttttttttgatagaagAAATATAAACTACAGCGAAAGATACCAGACCTTTAAGTATAAAGATTTGATCATAAAATTGCTTACAACTGCACcataaaaatgaaattttgcAAGCAAGAACATACCAATGGAGCTCTATTTGGCACTATCAATTAGTCTTtaacaaattcaaatacaaacatCTTACACTACATTAAAATGATTTAATAACTGAAAGTttgaatgaatccaactacaTTGTTATGGGGATCTTTATCTAGGGTTATTTTGGCTGAGAATGGGGATCTTTATCTATATATGTTCTTTTGGCTGAGATTACGGGGATTCTCAAACCTGATAGCAGTCATTCATAATTACATGCCTGAGATTTTCCAAGTAAAGCAACATAAAAAAAGCACTTCAATTACCTCTAGACATTGGTCCTCAATCTTGTGATTCAGTTTGAGCACATGATCACTATTATTCAACACTTAGCATGAAGATTTGGCTCTCTCATCTTCAATTGCAAAGCCTCATGGTACTCAATACTGATGAGAATTCTGGAGCCACTCGGGACAGCAATCACTGAGCTGATAATAGTGTATACCGCCCTTAGCAAAATATGCAAAACGTAGAAACAATCATGCAGCATAGACGTGGTAAAACTGTCACGCACATGCTCATCACTCTTTATAGCCTTCCTTATATTCTCTACCATAAACAAGCCCTCTAATATGACAATATGACATAAAACCCAGTAATATTTCTCGCAACAAAAAAACAGTTGTATCCTGAAATCAATTTGTTAAGACTTCAACTCCTGAAAGCCTTGGTGGATCGTGGGCGTATAATATCTTAGTACAAGTATACTCATGTTTTTCATCCCCAAAATCTGCCTCCACTTGATTCACATAAGCATTAACCCCTTCCTTCCTTAAGCAAAATTGGGTCCGCCACTGCTCACCATGGTTTATCTGTTCAGGCTGATTGTTATCCACATACAAACACGGCAAGCACACAGAATCCGTGATTCCAGAAAAAGATTTGCTCCAGTAGCATCACAGTTGTACTATCAGTAAATGATAAGCAAAATCAACTCTCCAACATCCCTGCAATCCCCAACTAAAACATAAATGACCTTTTAAACTGAAGCAAGCAGTAAAGAGCATTGGAGATCAATTTTAATTGCTTTTAGACAATAACTATACGATCCATAAGTTGCATACAGAGAACATCAATTTATAAAGAACCAAATTACTGCTGGAATGACTATAATTAACACAAGAAACCCAGACAGCCAAATGCAGAAGTGAGCAAATGAATggtgggaaatgattttatatGTTGCAGACTGTGATAAACATGTTAGGAGCAATTTAAACAAGGACTGTGCAAGAGTACTAGTCACATTTAGGAGGGTCACTGCATCtactgaaaaacaacaaagtaaagcTAACTTCAAAGAAATTAACCAGTGAACCACATACCGAGGAACATTCAAGCTCTCCATGATTTACTAGCATGAATTTTTTTGATCAAGTAGTTCTCCAATCCAAAAGCTGCCTCCACTATTCTGGTGCTAGGCTTGATCTCTACCTTCATTATTTCCTTCAGAACTTCTTCCATTCTCACCAGCTCAACCTCTTCGCATATCCCCGGAACTATTGTCAACCAAGTCTCCCTGTGCGGAACCTCCCCATGCCTTAGTATCTCCTCCATAACTCCACAAGCTTCCTCGACCCTACCCACATTGCAGAACCCCTTAACCAAAGCATGGATAACCGAAAAATGTGGAGAAAACCCCTTTGATATCATCATCTCCATATAGTTCTTCGCCTCATCAAGCATCCCCTGATCAGACAACCCACTAACCAAAGTCCTATACGACACCAAATTCGGCAAGCACCCATTGGATGCCATATCCTCAAGAACCTTACAAGCATCCACTGCCCTCCCTTCTCTACAAAACCCCAATATCACAGTATTGTAATGCACAATGTCAGGGTTACACCCCTTCACCTTCATCCTACAAAGAAGCTTATACGCCTCACGCAGCTGTTTCTTCCTACACAAGCTATTCAACAAGCTAGTATAACTCAACGAATCCGGAACAAACCCTTTGTTGATCATATCCTCCAGAAAATCCACAGCAGTGTTCACCTGCCCCTTCCTGCACAGCCCCTGCATCAAAATCCGATACGACTCCACATCCGGCACGACCTCTCTCTCAAACATTTTGTTGAACAGGTGGTATGCAACACTGAGGTCCCCATTCAAGCAGAAGGCCCTCATCAGAATGTTGTAGGATTTAGTATCCGGCGCCACCCCGTGGCGGTGTGCGTCCTTGAAAACGTCGAAAGCCGGCCGGAGGAAGTTCCGGTGAGAGACCAGAATGTCGAGAATCCGGTTGAGGTGCTTGGCAGAGGGTTTGCAGTCGAATTGGAACATTGTGTAGAAGGTTTTGAGGGCCTTCTGGGGCAAATGGGCCTCGCCGTAGATTTTGATGAGGTGGGTGAAGAGAGCTGGGGAGGGGGAGTAGGTTTGGGACCTGaggcggaggaggaggtggtCGACGAGAGAGAAGTAGTGGGAGCGGGCGAGCTTGAGGATGAGGGTGAAGTAGGAGGAGTAGGAGTGACGGAAATGGGGGTGGCGGGCGGCGAAGTCGAAGATCTCTTTGGCGAGGAGAGGGTCGGATTGGGAAGCGATGAGCTTTTGGACTCTGGAGGGAGACCCAATGATTTCATGGTGGGTTtgtgggtggtggtggtggggttgGGAGGtgtggaagaagaaggagaagagtggTGGGGTTTTTGAAGGGAGGGTTTGTACGGTTTTGGGTGAGCGCAGAGAGAGTAGAAGCAGCATTCTTTACTATTCATTCCTCCATCTGAAACTGAAACTGGAAAACACAAACTTGGGGAAGGAGAGTTGTTTCAGTTTAGGCTCTTCTTAAACAAAGCCCACGGATTTCACCCACCGTCGGGGCCCAACGTTCAGCCCACACGAACCGTTGTTAACGCCATTGCCGAAACGTCGTAGTCCAAGGACACCGGGAAGGAATGCTAGAGTAGAGACTGAGCTGCGACCAATCCGAACACCACCACCGTCCGATCTCACAATTTCCGCGGCTATCGGAATCCGTGACACCAGGTACCGCAGCCTTGCAGAACCCACCAATGCTCCTCCAATTTGGGTGAAAGGTACTTGTGCATTTCGTTCCCTACATCTCTTTGCTAATACCAATATTCTAAAAATCACTAAGGTGTAGCCGCGTAGGTGGTTGGTGGGAAAGGGTCTAACGCATAAGTGTTTAGACAGAATTTAAGTGAACCTAGACATCCTTTATTTATTATAGAGAATTATACAAATAATCACTGAATTATAATTCATTCGATATTTTGATAGCTAACTTTTCAAAATATTACATTAATCACTCAAAATATTAACTTTTCAAAATATTACATTAATCACTCAAATTTAACTTTACAGTTCATTTTAATCATTGCTATTAAATTTGCCATTAAACACCATTAAACTTGAGGATATTTTAGCCCAGTCAtccaaaaaaaccaaaaatgtTTATTTAcctattcattttttttttgttattttcaatTGAGCTTAGTCGAGTTCAAAGCTCGATCAAGATTGCGAATATCTTGCTAAAAAAAACGAATATGGATGTGGTTGAGAAagataaagaaataaagaacaaaatgaattttcttttaccaTTTTGACTAAAATATCCTCCAAATAGTGGATATTTACAAGTCTTCAACGGACAAAATTGGTATCTAAGTGAATGACTAAAGTGGTATTTTTGAAAAATGAGTGATTAAATTGTTGAATGGGTCAAAGTTCAGTGACCATTTACTTAATtcttgttgaaggaatatcgatttagtgtgccttatcaaactaggagtagcaataggagagaaggttctagatttcccaatcctacacggattggtattccttgtaacattagaactagtactttgtaatccctatatatagggctcctattctcaataatatggtTACAATTCTCTCAAAtgtctttttccttaaacacgttatcagcacgactctaaccacaaaacagaaaaccaaaactcattcacaaagcagcccctagcccgagctagccgagccttcgctgcagcccgCGCGCCCGTGCGTTTGCAACCTTGCACAGCAGCTCCTGCTGTCCCCTCCCTGCAGCCCTGCGTTCCAGCTTGCTGTCACCGAAGCATCCCTGCTGCGCAAACAAGCCAACGCACACCCACTGCATCTTTTTCCCGTTCCTGTGCACATCCGTCCTCCTGAAAGCCTCtaaacatctagttcggaagCTCAGATCgaaaaactttcttcatcaaagttgttcgtctctgacTCTTC
Protein-coding regions in this window:
- the LOC133718599 gene encoding F-box/kelch-repeat protein At3g06240-like, which encodes MLKKKKHLDLQRLPEHVVFSILCRLPVKSLIRFTCVSKRWRSVIISDHQFGNSHFQLAASQLRHNVLISRSPDYISEGTQFQSLEDNFSIKNLTCPFQRYSTIQVMGSCNGLVVLANFYPNVLSYWPCCLRDRYNILVMRNPSTGFFRKIPYPNFQIGSKKWTLENKEIRVYYGFGQVSASNDYKLVVILNYGGFMEVRVFSVRANCWKVVKAPYLSPYRPWSEELGTYSNGAIHWVSLHEPGFLEPPVYAFDLANEEFREMPLPVLSHNEYGMQMTQTRTPVLLGGCLCVMFQDAD
- the LOC133717721 gene encoding pentatricopeptide repeat-containing protein At4g01400, mitochondrial, with product MLLLLSLRSPKTVQTLPSKTPPLFSFFFHTSQPHHHHPQTHHEIIGSPSRVQKLIASQSDPLLAKEIFDFAARHPHFRHSYSSYFTLILKLARSHYFSLVDHLLLRLRSQTYSPSPALFTHLIKIYGEAHLPQKALKTFYTMFQFDCKPSAKHLNRILDILVSHRNFLRPAFDVFKDAHRHGVAPDTKSYNILMRAFCLNGDLSVAYHLFNKMFEREVVPDVESYRILMQGLCRKGQVNTAVDFLEDMINKGFVPDSLSYTSLLNSLCRKKQLREAYKLLCRMKVKGCNPDIVHYNTVILGFCREGRAVDACKVLEDMASNGCLPNLVSYRTLVSGLSDQGMLDEAKNYMEMMISKGFSPHFSVIHALVKGFCNVGRVEEACGVMEEILRHGEVPHRETWLTIVPGICEEVELVRMEEVLKEIMKVEIKPSTRIVEAAFGLENYLIKKIHASKSWRA